GGCCTGGTCCAGCCACATCCGCTGCAACATGTGCCAGTCTTCCGGATGCCGGGCGATGCCCGCCGCCAGACCGTCGGCAATCCGCTGGGTCAGCAGTCGGGTCCGCTGGTCGAGCGGGCCGCTGGCCGGATCCGGCAGCTCCAGGGGACCTTCGATGGACGCGCACGGGGCGTCCGGTTCGTACCACATGCTGGCGACGTAGAGGGGCGCCCCGGTGCGCAGGGCGAGCAGGGCCGGGCCGGGCGGCATCCGGGTCCGGCCGCCGAAGAAGGTGACCTCCACGCCGCGGGCGGAGAGGTCCCGGTCGGCCAGCAACGGCACCACGTGCCCGGCGCGCACCCGGTCGACCAGGACGTCGAAGGCGGGACGCGGGCCGCCGTGGGTGGGCAGGATCTCCATGCCGAGGCCCTGCCGGAAGGCGAGGAAACGCTCGTAGACCGCCTCGGGCCGGAGGCGCTCGGCGACCGTGGTGATCGGCCAGCCCTGCGCGGCGACCCAGGCCCCGGCGGCGTCCCAGTTGCCGGCGTGCGGCAGGGCCACCACCGCGCCCCGGCCGGTCGCCACGTCGGCGGCGAGCTGGTCCTGCCCATGGGTCAGCCGGAACCCGGCCAGGATCTGCGCGCGGCTGCGCGACGGCAGCCGGAACGCCTCCAGCCAGTAGCGGGCGTACGAGCGCAGGCCCTGGCGCACCAGCTCGTCCAGCTCCGCCTCGGGCAGGTCGGGGCCGACCACCCGACGCAGGTTGCCGGCGAGGCGGGCGGTACCCGCGCCGCGCCGACGGTGGGCCCGGTCGGCGCCGACGCGGAAGGCCGCCGCGGCGACCGGCCCGGGCAACGCCCGGATCAGTCGCCAGCCGGCGACATAGCCGAGTTCGGTGAGGTTCACCCGGTTCGCCCTCCGTTGTCCGACAGGTGGGCCGGCTCGTCGAGGTCTTCCGGCGGCGCGCCGCTCGGCCCGGTCACCCCGACACGCCCGCCCGGGTCTCCTGGGCCTGCCGGTACACGTGCGCCATCCGCTGCCCGACCGTGAAGATCGAGACGGCGGCGAGCAGCCAGAGCGCCACCACCAGGGCCGGCTCCAGCCCGAGCCCGGTGAGCAGACCGCCCACCCCGACGATCAGCAACCGCTCGGTCCGCTCGGCGATACCCACGTTGCAGGTCAGACCGAGCCCCTCGGCGCGGGCCTTCACGTAGGAGACCAGGCCGCCGGTGGCCAGGCAGACCAGCGCCGCCGCCACCCCGACCCGGTCCCCCTCGGTGGCCAGGTAGTAGGCGACCGCGCCGAAGACCGCGCTGTCGGCCACCCGGTCCATGCTGGAGTCGAGGAACGCGCCGAACCGGGTCGACCCGCCGCTCATCCGGGCCATGGTGCCGTCGAGCAGGTCGGTCAACGCGAAGACCGTCACGACGAGGGCGCCGGTGACCAGGTGGCCACGGGCGCCGAAACCGAGGGCGCCGACGAGCACCCCGACGGTGCCCGCGACGGTAACCGCGTTGGGGGTGACGCCGGCACGGAGCAGGGCACGGGCGATCGGCTCCACGACACGGGTCATGCCCGCTCGGGCCGTCACTTGGAAGATCTTCGCCATGGCGGTCCCACGATAACGGTCGGCCGGTACGGGCGGTACGTCCGGTGGCCCGACCCGCCCGCCGGGGTCGCGTCGAATCGGTAACGGCCCCGGAATCGGGGCGGGAACGTGAGCCAGCTCACCCGTCCGCCCGTCCCGTGCCCGGCACGGCGGGGACCACCGGAGGATAGCGGCGCGGACACGCCCGGGCCGTCGTCCCGTCGCGCGGCGGTCGCCACCACACCACCGTCGAGGGAGGTGCGCCCGATGGCGCAGCAGAACGACCACCAGGCCGCCGGCGACCCGCCGGCGGCGACCGGGCCCGGCGGCATCCGCAACGTGGCGCTGGTCGGCCGGTCCGGGGTCGGCAAGACCGCGCTGGTCGAGGCGTTGCTGGCGGCCAGCGGCACGGCCGCCCGGACCGGCACGGCCGGCGACGGCACGGCCGGCGACGGCGCTCTCGGCGATCCCGGCCCCGCCCCGGTGAGCCTGACCTGCGCGTCGCTGTTCCACCGCGGGGTCAAGGTCAACCTCCTCGACACCCCCGGGCACGCCGATCTCGTCGGCGAGCTGCGGGCCGGCCTGCGCGCCGCCGACGCGGCCCTGTTCGTGGTCTCCGCCGTCGACGGGTTGGACGCGGCCACCGCCGCGCTCTGGGAGGAGTGCGCCGCCGTCGACATGCCGAGGGCGGTCGTCGTCTCCCGGCTGGACCACCCCCGGGCCGACTTCGACGAGGCGGTGGCGCTCTGCCAGCGCGTCTTCGGGGACAACGTGCTCCCGCTGCACCTGCCGATGCTCGGCGACGACGGGGTCTCGGTGGCCGGGCTGATGGAACTGATCGGCCGTCGGGTGTTCGACTACTCCGCCGGCTCGCCGGCCACCGTCCGGTCGCCCGACCCGCAGCACCTGCCGGCCATCGGCGAGGCCCGCGACGAGCTGGTCGAGGGGATCCTCGCCGAGAGCGAGGACGAGACCCTGATGGACCGCTACCTCGACGGTACGGAGATCGACCCGGCGACCCTCGTGCAGGAGCTGGAGAAGGCCGTCGCCCGGGGGCACCTCCACCCGGTGACGCCGGTCTGCGCCCCGACCGGGGTCGGGCTCGACGTGCTGCTGGAGGTGCTCACCACCGCGTTCCCGGCGTCGCCGGAGCACGCCCTGCCGGCGGTGACCGGCGTGGACGGCTCGCCCCGGCCGCCGCTGACCGGCGACCCGGACGGTCCGCTGGTCGCCGAGGTGGTCGGGACGACCGTCGACCGGCACGCCGGCCGGGTCCGGCTGGTCCGGGTCTTCTCCGGCACGCTGCGGGCGGGCCAGGCCGTCCAGGCGGACGGCCGCCGCCCGGCCGAGGGCGGGCCCGCCGACGCCCGGATCGGGCACGTCTACGGGCTGCTCGGGACGACCCTGCGGGAGACGCCGTGCTGCGTGGCCGGTGACCTCTGCGGGATCACCGGGCCGGGCGACGCGCGGACCGGCGACACGATCTCCGCCCCCGCCGACCCGCTGCTGCTCGCCCCCTGGGAGCTGCCCTGACCGCTGCCCGTGGTCGGTGTCCGCCGACGCGCGGGCGCGGGAGCTCAAGATCCGCAGGCCGTTCGGCCGCTCCGGGCCGTGACGCCGCCGGGCGGGCGGTCAGGGGCGGGCCGCGGGGAGGGTGGGGGCCGGCCAGTGCGGGCGGTCGGCGTCCCGGAGGGCTGCGGTACGCAGCGCGGCGAGCTGCCGCTCCACCTCGGCGAACTGCTCCGGCGGCAGCGGCCCCCGGCGTAGCGCCGCGGCGTTCTCCTCCACCTGGGCGACGGTGCGGCAGCCGGGGATGGGGATCGTCCGGTCGCTGCGGGCCCAGAGCCAGCCCAGCGCGCCCTGGGCGAGGGTGCGCCCGTCGGCGGTGAGGGCGGCCCGGACCGCGCCGACCCGACGTAGCCACTCGGGGGCGGGACGGCCGCCCCGGAACCAGTCCAGCCAGCCGGACGTCACCCCCCGGACGTCGTCGCGGGGCAGGGTGGAGCCGGCGGTGTACTTGCCGGTCAGCAGCCCCATCCCCAGCGGACCCCGGTCGACGCTGGCCAGGTCGTGCTTGTCGCAGACGGCCAGCATGGTCGGGGCGTCCCGCAGCACCGACAGGTTGTGCTGGACGGCGGTGTGCCCGGGGCCGTGCTGCGCGTAGGCGGCGGCCCGGTCGGGGTGATCGGTGCTCCAGCCGTACGACCGGATCAGGCCCTCGGCGACCAGCTCCTCCAGGGTGCCGAGCAGCGCCTGCGCACGGGGGATCGGCAGGTCGGCGAGGTGGAGCTGGTAGAGGTCGATCCGGTCGGTGCGCAGCCGGCGCAGCGAGTCGACCACCGCCCGCCGCAGGTACGCCGGTGAGGCGTCCTGGCCGGTGGCCTGGCGGGTCGCCTCGTCGAAGGTGTACCCCCACTTGGTGGCGAGCACCGCCTCGTCGCGCCGCCCGGCCAGCGCCCGGCCGAGGATCCGCTCGCTGTGCCCGGCGCCGTAGGTGTCGGCGGTGTCGAAGAGGGTGACGCCGAGATCCAGCGCGCGGCGGACCGCCCGGACGGACTCCTCGTCGTCGACCGGGCCCCAGCCCAGTGGCTGGCTGCCCTCCGCCCACGGGCCGCCGATCGCCCAGCACCCCATGCCGAGGGCGCTGACCTCGATGCCGCTGCGGCCGAGCCGCCGTGTCGTCACTGCCACCGCTCGATCCTGTCATCCGTCGGCGCTTCGCGGGCGGCGCTCGCGTGCGCTCCGCGGGACGGGCGCCGGCGGCAGCGCCCGGCGGGCTACCGGCTCAGGGCGTGGGCCAGGCCTTGGTGAGCAGGTCACGGGTGTCGGTGAGCAACTGCGGCAGGACCTTCGTCCGCCCGATCACCGGCATGAAGTTGGCGTCGCCGCCCCACCGGGGAACCACGTGCTGGTGCAGGTGGGCGGCGATCCCGGCCCCGGCGGCCCCGCCCTGGTTCATGCCGAGGTTGAACCCGTGGGCGTTGCTGACCGCCCGTACCACCCGCATCGCGGTCTGGGTGAAGGCGGCCAGCTCGGTGGTCTCCGGCAGGTCGAGGTCGGTGTAGTCGGCGACGTGCCGGTACGGGCAGACCAGCAGGTGACCGGGGTTGTACGGGTAGAGGTTGAGCACCGCGAAGACGTGCTCGCCGCGGGCCACCACCAGGCTGTCCGCCCCGGGCAGGCCGGGCGCCCGGCAGAACGGGCAGCCGGCCGGCCGTTCGTAGCCGCCCTCGGGGCGGTCCTCGCCGGAGATGTAGGTCATCCGGTGCGGTGTCCAGAGCCGCTCCAGGCTGTCGGCCATGCCGTCGTCCGCGTGCCGCTGCGCCCCTGTCACGCGACCGATCCTACGGTCTCGACCGGATCTCGACCCAGCGTGTGGCGGCCCGGCCCATCCTGCGACCAGTGGGCGGAGGCGACGACGGCGGGCCGGCGGCGACCGTCGGACGTCGGGCGGAACGGATTTAACACGAAGGATATTGACGCATCTAAGGTGATCGATGAAACTCCTTCCCAAAGAACGATGAGTTTCGATGGGAGTGGACCGTGAACCGACGTACCGCCGTGCTCCGCCGTCTCGGCCGGGCACTGACCGCCTGCGCCCTGGCCGCCGTCGCCACCCTGGTCGGGGTGACCGCGACCGGCAGCGCCGCGCACGCCGACGGCTGCTACACCTGGGGCCGCGCCCTCTCCTCCGGGATGACCGGTGAGGACGTCCGCCAGCTCCAGATCCGGATCTCCGGCTACCCCGGCTACGGCGCGGTCATCGCCCTCGACGGGGCGTTCGGCCCGGCCACCCGGTCCGCGCTGATCCGCTTCCAGCAGGCGTACGGGCTCTCCGCCGACGGCATCGCCGGCCCGCAGACGTTCAACCAGCTCTACGCCCTCCAGGACAATGACTGCACCCCGGTCAACTTCAGCTACGCCGAATGGAACCGGTGCAACGGCGACTGGTCCGGCGGGGCGGTCTCGGCGAGCAGCGCCCGGTTCAACGCGCTGGTGTCCATGTGGAAACTCCAGGCGATGCGGCGCGCCATGGGCAGCAAGTCGATCAACATCAGCAGCGGCTTCCGCAGCTACTCCTGCAACAGCGCGGTCGGCGGGGCGTCCAACAGCCGGCACCTCTACGGCGACGGCGTCGACCTGGTCGGCGTGCACTCGTTCTGCGCGTTCGCCCAGCAGGCGCGCAACCACGGCTTCACCAACATCCTCGGCCCCGGCTACCCGGGCCACGACGACCACGTCCACCTGGGCAACACCCCGAGCCGCTCCTGGTCCGCCCCGAGCTGCGGGATCTGACCGCGACCACGACAGCGGGCCCCCGCCGTGACGGGGGCCCGCTATCGTGGTCGGTCAGGCGGCCGACGGGCCGGCGTTGGTCCGGGCGCGGACCACCTCGGTGACGTGGGCGACCGCCTCGGCCAGCGGCACCCCGTTGCGCTGCGACCCGTCCCGGTAGCGGAAGGAGACCGTGCCGGCGGCGACGTCGTCGTCCCCGGCGATCACCATGAACGGAATCTTCTGCTGCTGCGCGGTACGGATCTTCTTCTGCATCCGGTCGTCACCGGCGTCCACCTGGGCGCGGATCCCCTCGGCGCGCAGCGTGCCGACGAAACCGCGCAGGTAGTCGGTGTGGTCCTCGCGGATCGGGATGCCGACCACCTGCACCGGCGACAGCCACGCCGGGAACGCGCCCGCGTAGTGCTCGGTGAGCACGCCGAAGAACCGCTCGATCGAGCCGAACAACGCCCGGTGGATCATCACCGGCCGTTGCCGGGTGCCGTCAGCGGCCTGGTACTCCAGCCCGAACCGCTCCGGCAGGTTGAAGTCGACCTGGATGGTGGACATCTGCCAGGTCCGGCCGATGGCGTCCTTGGCCTGCACGGAGATCTTCGGCCCGTAGAAGGCCGCGCCACCCGGGTCGGGCACCAGGTGCAGCCCGGACTCCCCGGCGGCCGACCGAAGCGCCTCGGTGGCCCGCTCCCAGTTCTCGTCGGTGCCCACCGACTTCTCCGGGTTGCGGGTGGACAGCTCCAGGTAGAAGTCGTCCAGCCCGTAGTCGCGCAGCAGCTCCAGCACGAAGGCGAGCAGCGACTTCAGCTCGCCGGCCATCTGCTCCTCGGTGCAGAAGATGTGCGCGTCGTCCTGGGTCATGCCACGCACCCGGGTCAGCCCGTGCACCACACCGGACTTCTCGTACCGGTAGACCGTGCCGAACTCGAACATCCGCAGCGGCAGCTCCCGGTAGGAGCGGCCACGCGACCGGAAGATCAGATCGTGCATCGGGCAGTTCATCGGCTTGAGGTAGTAGTTCGCGCCCTCGACCTCC
The sequence above is a segment of the Micromonospora sp. WMMD882 genome. Coding sequences within it:
- a CDS encoding phosphatidylinositol mannoside acyltransferase, giving the protein MNLTELGYVAGWRLIRALPGPVAAAAFRVGADRAHRRRGAGTARLAGNLRRVVGPDLPEAELDELVRQGLRSYARYWLEAFRLPSRSRAQILAGFRLTHGQDQLAADVATGRGAVVALPHAGNWDAAGAWVAAQGWPITTVAERLRPEAVYERFLAFRQGLGMEILPTHGGPRPAFDVLVDRVRAGHVVPLLADRDLSARGVEVTFFGGRTRMPPGPALLALRTGAPLYVASMWYEPDAPCASIEGPLELPDPASGPLDQRTRLLTQRIADGLAAGIARHPEDWHMLQRMWLDQAAAPATRRPSVPSGPV
- the pgsA gene encoding phosphatidylinositol phosphate synthase; its protein translation is MAKIFQVTARAGMTRVVEPIARALLRAGVTPNAVTVAGTVGVLVGALGFGARGHLVTGALVVTVFALTDLLDGTMARMSGGSTRFGAFLDSSMDRVADSAVFGAVAYYLATEGDRVGVAAALVCLATGGLVSYVKARAEGLGLTCNVGIAERTERLLIVGVGGLLTGLGLEPALVVALWLLAAVSIFTVGQRMAHVYRQAQETRAGVSG
- a CDS encoding aldo/keto reductase, which encodes MAVTTRRLGRSGIEVSALGMGCWAIGGPWAEGSQPLGWGPVDDEESVRAVRRALDLGVTLFDTADTYGAGHSERILGRALAGRRDEAVLATKWGYTFDEATRQATGQDASPAYLRRAVVDSLRRLRTDRIDLYQLHLADLPIPRAQALLGTLEELVAEGLIRSYGWSTDHPDRAAAYAQHGPGHTAVQHNLSVLRDAPTMLAVCDKHDLASVDRGPLGMGLLTGKYTAGSTLPRDDVRGVTSGWLDWFRGGRPAPEWLRRVGAVRAALTADGRTLAQGALGWLWARSDRTIPIPGCRTVAQVEENAAALRRGPLPPEQFAEVERQLAALRTAALRDADRPHWPAPTLPAARP
- a CDS encoding HIT domain-containing protein, whose amino-acid sequence is MADSLERLWTPHRMTYISGEDRPEGGYERPAGCPFCRAPGLPGADSLVVARGEHVFAVLNLYPYNPGHLLVCPYRHVADYTDLDLPETTELAAFTQTAMRVVRAVSNAHGFNLGMNQGGAAGAGIAAHLHQHVVPRWGGDANFMPVIGRTKVLPQLLTDTRDLLTKAWPTP
- a CDS encoding D-Ala-D-Ala carboxypeptidase family metallohydrolase — translated: MNRRTAVLRRLGRALTACALAAVATLVGVTATGSAAHADGCYTWGRALSSGMTGEDVRQLQIRISGYPGYGAVIALDGAFGPATRSALIRFQQAYGLSADGIAGPQTFNQLYALQDNDCTPVNFSYAEWNRCNGDWSGGAVSASSARFNALVSMWKLQAMRRAMGSKSINISSGFRSYSCNSAVGGASNSRHLYGDGVDLVGVHSFCAFAQQARNHGFTNILGPGYPGHDDHVHLGNTPSRSWSAPSCGI